The Oncorhynchus masou masou isolate Uvic2021 chromosome 6, UVic_Omas_1.1, whole genome shotgun sequence genome has a window encoding:
- the LOC135542045 gene encoding heterochromatin protein 1-binding protein 3-like isoform X2, with protein sequence MPIRRAARTPPQEMPPSAAPEGEPDASSEESASVEEEQEMASATLVAKEGEGTGEGETKENGEKPEGEKGDESTGEKTAEGEESEKKEEKDGVKEKVKKPVKRAIPAWATMSASKRATLTNKSTSTMQLPKMDDILIEAIESCKEKTGASAHSVMKYIVKKYPNLEKRKFLLKKALKRQLEKGTVKQLKGKGLSGSFTIGKQSSNKPTAKGPIVVAPGLKAETLGDALPLIITRLCEPKEASYILIKKYVEQHFPQLNVEHRPDILKSALVRAVDKGHLEQITGKGASGTFQLKREGGKFLLKGGALEDAIMTAIVAMNEPKTCSTTTLRKFLLETNQDSMEYRVVNNLKRTLQKCKMMGWMDQITGNGLNGTYQLCYPYYPSPAILFPEKQNVKEQKVAEKDKRRKRVDLSDEDSDEEEEDSSEEEDSDDEPPPKRKAGKRPPPKARRPPSKKSRPASQSRAKGKKRAAPAKRSAPPAKRSAPPAKRSAPPAKRSAPPAKRSAPPAKRSAPPAKRSAPPAKKSAPPPVKVPPPVKAPPPVKKAAPASKPKTPIIKKLTSKASKRPTPKKSPPAKKAAANSAVKAKPAARKSLRGKK encoded by the exons ATGCCTATACGTCGTGCAGCTAGGACACCACCCCAGGAGATGCCCCCCTCGGCTGCACCAGAGGGAG AGCCTGATGCCAGTTCTGAGGAGTCTGCCTCTgttgaggaggagcaggagatgGCATCCGCTACCCTAGTAGCCAAGGAGGGGGAGGGTACAGGTGAAGGAGAGACCAAAGAGAATGGTGAGAAACCTGAGGGAGAGAAAGGTGATGAATCGACTGGAGAGAAGACTGCTGAGGGGGAAGAGTCTGAGAAGAAAGA AGAGAAGGATGGTGTGAAAGAGAAAGTGAAGAAGCCAGTGAAAAGGGCCATTCCCGCCTGGGCAACCATGTCTGCCAGCAAACGTGCAACGCTCACTAATAAGAGCACCTCCACCATGCAGCTGCCTAAGATGGACGACATCCTCATCGAGGCCATTGAG TCCTGCAAGGAGAAGACTGGGGCCTCAGCCCATTCTGTCATGAAGTACATTGTGAAGAAATACCCTAACCTAGAGAAGAGGAAATTCCTCCTTAAGAAGGCTCTCAAGAGGCAGCTGGAGAAGGGCACCGTCAAACAG CTAAAGGGTAAAGGCCTTTCTGGGAGCTTTACCATTGGGAAGCAGTCCTCTAATAAACCAACTGCTAAAGGG CCGATCGTCGTGGCACCTGGGTTGAAGGCAGAGACCCTTGGGGATGCTCTGCCCCTGATCATCACACGGCTATGTGAGCCCAAAGAGGCGTCTTATATCCTGATCAAGAAATATGTGGAGCAGCACTTCCCTCAACTCAACGTGGAGCATAG GCCAGATATCCTAAAGAGTGCCCTGGTGAGAGCTGTGGACAAGGGTCACCTGGAGCAGATCACTGGAAAAGGTGCCTCTGGAACATTTCAG CTGAAGCGGGAAGGGGGCAAGTTCCTGCTTAAAGGCGGGGCCCTGGAGGACGCTATCATGACAGCCATTGTGGCAATGAACGAACCCAAGACTTGCAGCACCACCACACTCCGCAAATTCCTGTTAGAGACAAACCAGGACAGCATGGAGTACCGTGTGG TGAACAACCTGAAGAGGACCCTGCAGAAGTGCAAAATGATGGGCTGGATGGATCAGATCACTGGGAATGGGCTAAACGGAACCTACCAGCTCTGCTACCCTTACTACCCCAG CCCAGCCATTCTGTTCCCTGAAAAACAGAACGTGAAGGAGCAGAAAGTGGCGGAGAAGGACAAACGCAGAAAGAGGGTTGACTTGTCTGATGAGGACtctgatgaggaggaagaggactcgTCCGAGGAAGAGGACTCAGATGATGAACCCCCTCCTAAGAG GAAAGCTGGGAAGAGGCCACCACCTAAAGCGCGTCGCCCCCCCAGCAAGAAGTCTCGGCCGGCAAGTCAGTCAAGGGCTAAGGGCAAAAAAAGAGCTGCCCCAGCAAAGAGGTCTGCACCCCCAGCAAAGAGGTCTGCACCCCCAGCAAAGAGGTCTGCACCCCCAGCAAAGAGGTCTGCACCCCCAGCAAAGAGGTCTGCACCCCCAGCAAAGAGGTCTGCACCCCCAGCAAAGAGGTCTGCACCCCCAGCAAAGAAGTCTGCACCCCCACCAGTCAAGGTACCCCCACCAGTCAAGGCACCCCCACCAGTCAAGAAAGCTGCACCTGCGAGCAAGCCCAAAACGCCCATCATCAAAAAGCTGACGAGCAAGGCATCTAAGCGGCCCACGCCCAAAAAGTCACCTCCTGCAAAGAAGGCAGCAGCCAATTCTGCAGTGAAGGCCAAGCCAGCAGCTCGCAAGTCCCTGAGGGGGAAGAAGTGA
- the LOC135542045 gene encoding heterochromatin protein 1-binding protein 3-like isoform X1 has translation MPIRRAARTPPQEMPPSAAPEGEPDASSEESASVEEEQEMASATLVAKEGEGTGEGETKENGEKPEGEKGDESTGEKTAEGEESEKKEEKDGVKEKVKKPVKRAIPAWATMSASKRATLTNKSTSTMQLPKMDDILIEAIESCKEKTGASAHSVMKYIVKKYPNLEKRKFLLKKALKRQLEKGTVKQLKGKGLSGSFTIGKQSSNKPTAKGKPIVVAPGLKAETLGDALPLIITRLCEPKEASYILIKKYVEQHFPQLNVEHRPDILKSALVRAVDKGHLEQITGKGASGTFQLKREGGKFLLKGGALEDAIMTAIVAMNEPKTCSTTTLRKFLLETNQDSMEYRVVNNLKRTLQKCKMMGWMDQITGNGLNGTYQLCYPYYPSPAILFPEKQNVKEQKVAEKDKRRKRVDLSDEDSDEEEEDSSEEEDSDDEPPPKRKAGKRPPPKARRPPSKKSRPASQSRAKGKKRAAPAKRSAPPAKRSAPPAKRSAPPAKRSAPPAKRSAPPAKRSAPPAKRSAPPAKKSAPPPVKVPPPVKAPPPVKKAAPASKPKTPIIKKLTSKASKRPTPKKSPPAKKAAANSAVKAKPAARKSLRGKK, from the exons ATGCCTATACGTCGTGCAGCTAGGACACCACCCCAGGAGATGCCCCCCTCGGCTGCACCAGAGGGAG AGCCTGATGCCAGTTCTGAGGAGTCTGCCTCTgttgaggaggagcaggagatgGCATCCGCTACCCTAGTAGCCAAGGAGGGGGAGGGTACAGGTGAAGGAGAGACCAAAGAGAATGGTGAGAAACCTGAGGGAGAGAAAGGTGATGAATCGACTGGAGAGAAGACTGCTGAGGGGGAAGAGTCTGAGAAGAAAGA AGAGAAGGATGGTGTGAAAGAGAAAGTGAAGAAGCCAGTGAAAAGGGCCATTCCCGCCTGGGCAACCATGTCTGCCAGCAAACGTGCAACGCTCACTAATAAGAGCACCTCCACCATGCAGCTGCCTAAGATGGACGACATCCTCATCGAGGCCATTGAG TCCTGCAAGGAGAAGACTGGGGCCTCAGCCCATTCTGTCATGAAGTACATTGTGAAGAAATACCCTAACCTAGAGAAGAGGAAATTCCTCCTTAAGAAGGCTCTCAAGAGGCAGCTGGAGAAGGGCACCGTCAAACAG CTAAAGGGTAAAGGCCTTTCTGGGAGCTTTACCATTGGGAAGCAGTCCTCTAATAAACCAACTGCTAAAGGG AAGCCGATCGTCGTGGCACCTGGGTTGAAGGCAGAGACCCTTGGGGATGCTCTGCCCCTGATCATCACACGGCTATGTGAGCCCAAAGAGGCGTCTTATATCCTGATCAAGAAATATGTGGAGCAGCACTTCCCTCAACTCAACGTGGAGCATAG GCCAGATATCCTAAAGAGTGCCCTGGTGAGAGCTGTGGACAAGGGTCACCTGGAGCAGATCACTGGAAAAGGTGCCTCTGGAACATTTCAG CTGAAGCGGGAAGGGGGCAAGTTCCTGCTTAAAGGCGGGGCCCTGGAGGACGCTATCATGACAGCCATTGTGGCAATGAACGAACCCAAGACTTGCAGCACCACCACACTCCGCAAATTCCTGTTAGAGACAAACCAGGACAGCATGGAGTACCGTGTGG TGAACAACCTGAAGAGGACCCTGCAGAAGTGCAAAATGATGGGCTGGATGGATCAGATCACTGGGAATGGGCTAAACGGAACCTACCAGCTCTGCTACCCTTACTACCCCAG CCCAGCCATTCTGTTCCCTGAAAAACAGAACGTGAAGGAGCAGAAAGTGGCGGAGAAGGACAAACGCAGAAAGAGGGTTGACTTGTCTGATGAGGACtctgatgaggaggaagaggactcgTCCGAGGAAGAGGACTCAGATGATGAACCCCCTCCTAAGAG GAAAGCTGGGAAGAGGCCACCACCTAAAGCGCGTCGCCCCCCCAGCAAGAAGTCTCGGCCGGCAAGTCAGTCAAGGGCTAAGGGCAAAAAAAGAGCTGCCCCAGCAAAGAGGTCTGCACCCCCAGCAAAGAGGTCTGCACCCCCAGCAAAGAGGTCTGCACCCCCAGCAAAGAGGTCTGCACCCCCAGCAAAGAGGTCTGCACCCCCAGCAAAGAGGTCTGCACCCCCAGCAAAGAGGTCTGCACCCCCAGCAAAGAAGTCTGCACCCCCACCAGTCAAGGTACCCCCACCAGTCAAGGCACCCCCACCAGTCAAGAAAGCTGCACCTGCGAGCAAGCCCAAAACGCCCATCATCAAAAAGCTGACGAGCAAGGCATCTAAGCGGCCCACGCCCAAAAAGTCACCTCCTGCAAAGAAGGCAGCAGCCAATTCTGCAGTGAAGGCCAAGCCAGCAGCTCGCAAGTCCCTGAGGGGGAAGAAGTGA